A DNA window from Porites lutea chromosome 6, jaPorLute2.1, whole genome shotgun sequence contains the following coding sequences:
- the LOC140942388 gene encoding NACHT domain- and WD repeat-containing protein 1-like — MSDYIRRVLIGDVSNLPAKESNVVRIFTSSTFTDTVEERNRLMRDVYPSLRTYCQQRGLEFQVVDMRWGVRDETTADHKTNEICVQEIKNCQRLTPGPNFVCLLGNKYGYRPFPYKIKADEFELLVEVAREIYDQPKHIDSLLDWYWKDTNAIPAEYVLQPITHHFPNYNDLSEKNREKNREEREQWWEIFQSFQRLLKRTAKAAIERKQITLQQAHKYFSSVTEEEIEYGILGSSDPSAQSLCYIRHLSDIEVNLADKNSRNYIDISEGEKDTEAQQLLDRLKRDRILQRLGEHNVTHYEIPWSNGGINASDRMHEQYLNSFCNKFEADIQRLIEKSLQHTANEKAKESSLYKEVLHHSWFCQDKCATFRGREGILKKVEAFLKDFEKREPLVIYGTSGSGKTSIMAVVAKWARQWLGDGTVTIFRFLGTSPNSSSIRSALASVCIQICEVYGLDPPKVDILEDFSQLVRFFHDLIANLPVSAVKPLVLILDSVDQLSAANNAHLMNWLPKKCSKFVKIIISVLPNYYDILPNIRRSLPIENSYIEVPVLTIDMGKQILEAWLEGMGRTLTDEQFELILAHFTQCPQPLFLKLIFTEASKWASYTNVRGFDLGSDVGQAIRLLFQRLERNHGRTLTSRALSYITAGRSGLTESELEDTLSLDDDVIDDVYQYWDPPVQGVIRLPNLLWARIRHDIDEFLTERQADGKTVIAWYHRQFWETAQTRYLSDPEDKRSRHSLLAEYFQGKWGGGRKKHIILNRRKKTLPDADRQVSSQPQMFSKDVFNLRKLSEMPYHLIYSGRASALDDEVLFNFEWINDKLKGQSLNDVLEDYVLALEVRPELDVRLIHDTLILASSNIKQDVNCLATQLLGRLLAFGGQFQTIHSLIKQCFHWCYEQQSPLFIPQSACLISAGGPLKTNLRGHEQRVNEVLVTSDNKFIATSGEDALINVWNSTNLDCLHTLKMASKGQSCLALTLDDKYVIGSAKSNVGVWNIDSGEAMARFDNGCVVTCLATSSDGAYVVTGGNDGTVQVWGIIDGAKERTFLGHEGPINEIVLGNDGGARVVTGSQDSTIRVWSLTGDECLACYEGHTGSVLCMAMSCDHESAISGSEDKTVRVWDLKTKNCATFKGHGGLVKCLATMSDGRRIVSGSKDQSLKVWDLVTLQCCLTLKGHTDLIWRVAVASDDSFIVSASKDDMLKVWNPVTGECQQTLIGHSSWISCVSITKDCKTIISGSNDKNVKLWNAMGNEHAEQLSTPSDHIIHHATQPECVAITADGRWGLSGSKNDSLKLWDIKNAKYVCSHEASIASIAAMHKSTRVATGSHSGDLTLWNCDGSLEMEQNVKVHQGSIVFLKISKDDTFILSASSDKTIGLFHVVRGHGEQLLGHSDAVLCVDFMYGELRAISGSKDKTLRLWNLQKKSCEQIFSGHTGDVGCLASTDDNTIVVSGSGDHTICVWSTDSGECLRTIDGHHDSIKCLGITSDNRFAIAGSHEGKDQLLMWDLSNGNCVRKFIGHTHAVMNLQLLSRDSRDTASGPCVEGIHVLMTSSRDGTIKAWDIASGKLVTSFDFQSQVKYFDAHSADDGYSVILVTKSGTVSVLKLFYPEQETKNDQGVPVVISNFQMSEDSSSAKEAPSESCCPCCQFQCQCQCKKCTVL; from the exons ATGAGTGATTACATCAGACGAGTCCTCATAGGTGATGTCTCGAATCTTCCAGCAAAAGAGTCAAATGTCGTACGTATATTTACCAGCTCGACCTTTACAG ATACCGTGGAAGAGAGAAACCGTCTCATGCGAGATGTTTACCCAAGCCTGCGAACCTACTGCCAGCAGCGAGGCTTAGAATTTCAAGTAGTTGACATGAGGTGGGGCGTACGCGATGAAACCACCGCTGACCACAAAACAAACGAAATCTGCGTGCAGGAGATCAAGAATTGCCAGAGGCTTACTCCAGGACCCAACTTTGTG TGTCTTCTAGGAAATAAGTATGGTTATCGCCCGTTCCCTTACAAAATCAAAGCAGATGAGTTTGAACTCTTGGTTGAAGTGGCCCGGGAAATTTACGATCAGCCCAAACACATCGATTCACTTTTGGATTGGTACTGGAAG GACACGAATGCCATCCCTGCTGAGTATGTGCTTCAGCCGATCACTCACCATTTTCCAAATTATAACGATTTAAGTGAgaaaaacagagagaaaaaccGAGAAGAAAGAGAACAATGGTGGGAGATTTTTCAGTCTTTCCAAAGACTACTCAAAAGGACAGCAAAGGCTGCTATTGAAAGGAAACAAATCACATTACAACAAGCACATAAGTATTTCAGTTCAG TGACTGAGGAAGAGATTGAATATGGCATTCTGGGTTCTTCAGACCCCAGCGCCCAATCCCTCTGCTACATACGACACCTCTCAGACATTGAAGTTAACCTCGCTGACAAAAACTCTCGAAACTATATCGACATATCAGAAGGAGAGAAAGACACTGAGGCGCAACAACTCTTGGACAGACTTAAACGCGACCGGATACTTCAGAGACTAGGAGAACACAATGTAACCCACTATGAAATCCCGTGGAGCAATGGAGGAATCAACGCATCCGATCGAATGCATGAACAATATCTAAACAGCTTTTGCAACAAATTTGAGGCGGATATCCAGAGATTAATCGAGAAGAGCTTACAGCATACTGCGAATgaaaaagcgaaagaaagcagcTTGTACAAGGAAGTTCTTCATCATTCCTGGTTTTGCCAAGACAAGTGCGCGACCTTTCGAGGTCGCGAGGGCATTTTAAAGAAGGTTGAAGCATTCCTAAAAGACTTCGAAAAGAGGGAACCTTTGGTAATCTACGGAACATCAGGGTCTGGTAAAACTTCAATCATGGCGGTCGTCGCTAAGTGGGCAAGGCAGTGGCTTGGAGATGGTACCGTGACAATTTTTCGCTTCCTTGGTACATCCCCAAACAGTTCATCAATTCGATCCGCACTAGCCAGCGTGTGCATTCAAATTTGCGAAGTGTACGGATTAGACCCTCCAAAAGTAGATATTCTGGAAGATTTTTCCCAGCTAGTTCGATTTTTTCATGATTTGATCGCCAACTTACCAGTGAGTGCTGTTAAACCATTGGTGCTCATTTTGGATTCTGTGGACCAGTTATCTGCTGCCAACAACGCACACCTTATGAACTGGTTGccaaagaaatgttcaaaatttgtgaaaattataatttctGTTTTGCCGAATTATTATGACATTCTACCAAACATTCGTCGAAGTCTTCCAATCGAGAACTCGTACATTGAAGTACCGGTGCTAACCATTGACATGGGGAAGCAAATTCTGGAAGCATGGCTTGAAGGAATGGGACGAACATTAACAGATGAACAATTCGAGTTAATCTTAGCCCATTTTACTCAATGTCCTCAGCCGCTGTTCTTAAAATTGATATTTACTGAGGCATCGAAATGGGCTTCTTACACAAATGTTCGAGGTTTTGACCTTGGAAGCGACGTTGGTCAAGCCATCCGCCTTTTGTTCCAACGCCTTGAACGAAACCATGGGAGAACCCTTACATCTCGTGCCCTCAGCTATATCACTGCTGGCAGAAGTGGTCTCACAGAAAGCGAGCTTGAAGATACCCTATCACttgacgatgacgtcattgatgACGTGTATCAATACTGGGATCCTCCCGTTCAAGGCGTGATTCGTTTGCCAAACTTACTGTGGGCGCGTATACGCCATGACATAGACGAGTTTCTGACTGAGCGACAGGCAGACGGAAAGACCGTGATTGCATGGTACCACCGTCAGTTCTGGGAGACCGCACAGACTCGTTATTTATCTGACCCAGAAGATAAAAGGTCTCGTCATTCCTTGTTGGCTGAGTACTTTCAAG GCAAATGGGGCGGTGGACGAAAGAAACACATTATTTTGAATCGTAGGAAGAAAACGCTACCAGACGCTGACAGGCAAGTCTCCAGTCAGCCACAGATGTTTAGCAAGGATGTGTTTAACTTAAGAAAGCTCAGTGAAATGCCATATCACCTCATTTACTCAGGGCGAGCTTCTGCATTGGACGATGAGGTCTTGTTCAATTTTGAGTGGATTAATGACAAATTAAAAGGACAGTCATTAAATGATGTTTTGGAGGACTACGTCCTTGCACTAGAGGTCAGACCGGAGCTGGACGTAAG GTTGATCCATGATACTCTAATCCTTGCCTCGAGCAACATCAAACAGGATGTGAATTGCCTGGCTACACAGCTTCTTGGAAGACTGCTCGCATTTGGCGGACAGTTTCAAACAATTCACAGCCTTATTAAACAATGCTTTCACTGGTGCTACGAACAGCAGTCACCTCTCTTCATCCCTCAGTCAGCGTGTCTCATCTCGGCCGGCGGACCTCTGAAAACCAACCTACGAGGTCACGAGCAAAGAGTGAACGAAGTTCTTGTCACTAGTGACAACAAGTTCATCGCCACTTCAGGCGAAGATGCTCTTATTAATGTGTGGAACAGCACCAATCTTGACTGCCTTCACACGCTAAAAATGGCCAGCAAAGGGCAAAGCTGTCTAGCATTGACTCTGGATGACAAATATGTCATTGGATCCGCCAAATCCAACGTTGGAGTGTGGAATATTGATTCTGGAGAAGCTATGGCGCGTTTTGACAATGGATGTGTGGTCACGTGTCTAGCGACGTCTTCTGATGGCGCTTATGTTGTGACAGGTGGTAATGACGGTACAGTTCAGGTCTGGGGCATAATCGATGGAGCAAAAGAGAGAACGTTTCTCGGGCATGAAG GACCAATCAACGAAATCGTTCTAGGGAATGATGGTGGGGCAAGAGTTGTCACTGGCTCCCAGGACAGTACGATCCGTGTGTGGTCCCTAACAGGAGACGAATGCCTAGCATGTTATGAGGGTCACACCGGTTCTGTCCTTTGTATGGCGATGTCATGTGACCATGAGAGCGCCATTTCTGGTTCAGAAGATAAAACGGTCAGGGTCTGGGACCTAAAGACAAAGAACTGTGCCACTTTTAAAGGTCACGGAG GTTTAGTCAAATGCCTAGCTACCATGAGTGATGGCCGCCGAATTGTGTCTGGATCTAAGGACCAGTCGTTAAAAGTCTGGGACCTTGTCACTCTTCAATGTTGCTTGACCCTTAAAGGCCATACAGACCTCATTTGGCGTGTGGCTGTGGCCTCTGATGACAGCTTTATCGTATCTGCGTCTAAAGACGACATGTTAAAA GTCTGGAACCCAGTGACAGGAGAATGTCAGCAAACACTGATTGGCCATTCATCCTGGATTTCATGCGTCTCCATCACGAAAGATTGCAAAACCATAATTTCTGGCTCAAATGACAAAAACGTCAAGCTGTGGAATGCCATGGGCAATGAGCATGCCGAGCAATTGTCAACGCCGAGCGATCACATAATTCACCATGCAACACAGCCTGAGTGTGTTGCTATAACAGCAGATGGTCGTTGGGGCCTGTCTGGTTCTAAGAATGACTCTTTGAAGTTGTGGGATATCAAAAATGCCAAATACGTCTGCAGCCACGAAGCCTCCATTGCTTCTATCGCCGCTATGCATAAATCCACGCGCGTGGCAACTGGTTCGCACAGTGGTGACCTAACACTGTGGAACTGTGATGGAAGCCTTGAGATGGAGCAAAATGTAAAGGTGCATCAAGGAAGTATTGTATTTTTGAAAATCTCTAAAGATGACACGTTCATTTTGTCGGCGTCTAGCGATAAGACGATTGGCCTTTTCCACGTTGTTAGAGGCCACGGGGAACAGCTGCTTGGTCATTCAGATGCAGTCTTGTGTGTTGATTTTATGTATGGAGAGCTCCGTGCTATCTCAGGGTCAAAAGACAAGACTTTGCGTCTTTGGAACTTGCAAAAAAAGAGCTGTGAACAAATCTTTTCAGGTCACACTGGAGATGTTGGTTGTTTAGCATCAACTGACGACAATACGATTGTAGTTTCGGGTTCAGGAGACCATACCATTTGCGTCTGGAGCACTGACTCGGGTGAGTGTTTGCGTACAATAGACGGTCATCATGACTCAATCAAATGCTTAGGAATCACAAGTGATAATCGCTTCGCAATCGCTGGATCGCATGAAGGGAAAGACCAGCTTCTAATGTGGGACCTCTCCAATGGGAACTGTGTACGAAAGTTTATCGGTCACACCCACGCAGTTATGAACCTTCAGCTTCTTTCACGTGATTCTCGTGATACGGCGTCAGGACCGTGTGTTGAAGGCATTCATGTTTTGATGACTAGCTCGCGCGATGGGACCATAAAAGCGTGGGACATAGCAAGTGGCAAGCTGGTTACCTCATTTGATTTTCAGTCCCAAGTCAAGTATTTCGACGCGCACTCTGCTGATGACGGCTACTCTGTGATCCTCGTCACTAAATCTGGAACTGTTTCTGTTCTGAAGCTTTTTTATCCCGAACAGGAAACCAAGAACGACCAAGGTGTCCCCGTAGTTATAAGTAACTTCCAAATGAGCGAAGATAGCTCTTCCGCAAAAGAAGCACCATCTGAAAGCTGCTGTCCCTGCTGCCAATTTCAGTGTCAGTGCCAGTGCAAAAAATGTACCGTTTTGTAA
- the LOC140942390 gene encoding uridylate-specific endoribonuclease B-like — translation MRSFSFVIAFLIPVCSYGECSRLGGGKTKATFTANLGDVCQRMWNSAGNNLKIGQDIVIYAGIKPHPLITLTKLGKAKMKRDIFVKFKALLDNYEADENRPEKTNATELLEEDALIDAMVVSGGPMDIAFQYLKDQGSISFNCLDQFKPVLKKMWFEKYAKRRKGPHFSGFEHTFVGEVVYDWKTKRRITTGFHNWIQFLSEKQTGRLTYSPPPLGRSVNTEPALIRARFQWGGASKPPGSSFFIGTSPAFEMALYTACFFQSSTCTCQINGKPLTITSVNFNKKGFVLTAFPRF, via the exons ATGCGAAGTTTCAGCTTTGTCATCGCTTTCCTAATTCCTGTCTGTAGCTACGGAGAATGTTCACGTCTGGGCGGTGGAAAGACTAAGGCGACTTTTACAGC taATTTAGGAGACGTTTGCCAAAGAATGTGGAATTCAGCAGGGAACAATCTGAAAATTGGTCAGGATATCGTCATCTATGCGGGAATTAAACCACATCCCCTGATTACGCTGACAAAGCTAGGGAAAGCAAAGATGAAAAGAGACATTTTCGTGAAATTTAAAG CCTTGCTAGATAATTACGAGGCAGACGAAAATCGACCAGAAAAGACTAATGCTACAGAACTGCTGGAAGAGGATGCTTTGATCGACGCCATGGTTGTCAGTGGAGGGCCAATGGATATTGCCTTTCAGTATCTCAAAGATCAAGGCAGTATTTCATTCAAT TGCCTTGACCAATTCAAACCTGTCTTAAAGAAGATGTGGTTTGAAAAGTACGCTAAAAGACGAAAGGGTCCTCATTTTTCTGGATTTGAGCACACATTTGTAG GAGAAGTGGTTTATGACTGGAAAACCAAACGTAGAATCACGACGGGATTTCACAACTGGATCCAATTCCTTTCTGAGAAGCAAACAGGGAGGCTAACCTATTCTCCTCCACCCCTGGGAAGATCTGTTAACACTGAG CCAGCGTTGATCAGAGCCAGATTTCAGTGGGGAGGGGCCAGTAAACCTCCAGGAAGCAGCTTTTTTATTGGTACGAGCCCAGCCTTTGAAATGGCCTTGTACACTGCGTGTTTTTTCCAGTCATCTACCTGCACATGTCAAATCAACGGAAAACCACTGACCATAACGTCCGTTAACTTCAACAAAAAAGGATTTGTACTAACGGCATTTCCAAGGTTTTGA